The genomic window GGTCGTCTCCGCGGCCTTCTCCTTCGACCCGCCCGTCTCCGACCCGCCGCCGTTCTTCGACGACGACGCCGGCTTCTTGCGGGTGTCGGTGACGTAGTAGCCGGACCCCTTGAACACGATCCCGGCGGCGCTGAAGACCTTCCGGACCGGCTCGCCGCAGACCTCGCAGGTCTGGAGGGGGTCGTCGGAGAACGACTGCTTGACCTCGAACCGGTGCCCGTTGGTCAGGCACTCGTACTCATACGTGGGCATATCGGCACCAGGGTAGACGGCGTGCTCGGTCACGACCGCATCGACGCGCACGTCGTGGGCCTCGACCGGGACCGCGTCGACCAGGAGCGCCTCGGGGCACACCCCCACCGCGAGCGGTCGGTGCTCGGCGAGCCAGCGGTCGTAGAACCCGGCCCCGTGCCCCAGCCGACCGCCGTCCCGGTCGTAGGCCAGCCCGGGCACCACCACGAGGTCCAGTCGCTCGACGGTCCTCGCACCCGCCGCCGGCTCGCGGACCCCCCACGGTCCGGGCGCGGCGGGTGGCGCGTCGACGGCGTGGAAGGCCATCGCCCTGTCCCCGGTCACGCGCGGGTAGGCGACGACCACCCCGCCCGCCCGCAGCGGCGCCACCAGCGGGTCGAGGTCCACCTCCGCCGGCAGGG from Euzebya sp. includes these protein-coding regions:
- a CDS encoding 5-formyltetrahydrofolate cyclo-ligase, with translation MPAQPRSGDDPDPVRAGADVAAVKARLREGARVRRAAIAPADRRRAGVGIRATVAELIGGLSGVGSVGLYAALPAEVDLDPLVAPLRAGGVVVAYPRVTGDRAMAFHAVDAPPAAPGPWGVREPAAGARTVERLDLVVVPGLAYDRDGGRLGHGAGFYDRWLAEHRPLAVGVCPEALLVDAVPVEAHDVRVDAVVTEHAVYPGADMPTYEYECLTNGHRFEVKQSFSDDPLQTCEVCGEPVRKVFSAAGIVFKGSGYYVTDTRKKPASSSKNGGGSETGGSKEKAAETTSSSTKSSTSDSSSGSSSSSTAD